Part of the Listeria innocua genome is shown below.
CTTCTAGTTTCAATGCAACGTTTCGCCCGGTCCCTGTCTTCATCTGTTTGGAAAGTAATTTGTAACACCCCGAAAATATCTTCGCGTGTTTCCAAAATCTTGATGTTCGTTAAACTAATTTCTTCTTCGCCTAAATATCTAGTTACCTCAGAGATAACACCTGGATAGTCAGGTACATCAACAAACAAATCGTAAAAAGACGGAATTGCTCCACCTTGATGGACAGGCAGAGAATCTCGAAATTCTTTTGCACCATCGAAAAAGGCATAAATCGAATTTGCATCTTCACTCTCAAGCATTCTAAGCGCTTGATTCATACTATCGCGCCAAATGGTCAGTTGCTTCGTTAATGTTTTTTGATTACTAATAGAAATGTCCGTCCACATTCTTGGATCCGAGGAAGCGACTCGTGTTATATCACGAAAGCCTCCCGCAGCTAATCGGAATGCAGCAGGATGTTCCTCAGTAAAACTTTGCGTCTGATTGACTAAAGCTGCCGCTACGATATGTGGCAAGTGGCTTAACATACCTGTAATTTCATCATGCTCATTTGGTGATAACACTAAGAATTTAGCATTCGTACCAGACAGCCACGTTTTGAGTTCAGCCACTTTGTCTTCTGCTACATCTTTCGTTGGTGTTAACAAATAATAGGCATTTTCAAACAACAGTTCTTTAGCAGCACGGACGCCACTTTTATGCGAACCAGCCATTGGATGACCGCCGATAAAAGTAATACCACTTTCTCTTAGCGCCGTGGATGCTTCCATAATTGTTCCTTTTGTACTTCCTGTATCAGTAACAATCACGTTTTTCTTTAAACGCAGCCCAGGCAAGCGTGTCAATAACTGCTCTGTTTCTTTTACTGGACAACAAAAAATAAGTAAATCTGCTTTTGGTCCATCTATTAAAATACTTTCGCCAATTTCATCAATGACTCCTAGAGACTTTCCAACTTCTAAGGAATGATAGGAAACGTCAATTCCGATGATATGTGCTTCTGGGTGTTTGGCTTTAATCGCAAGGGCAATAGA
Proteins encoded:
- a CDS encoding prephenate dehydrogenase, coding for MKGTVVIVGLGLIGGSIALAIKAKHPEAHIIGIDVSYHSLEVGKSLGVIDEIGESILIDGPKADLLIFCCPVKETEQLLTRLPGLRLKKNVIVTDTGSTKGTIMEASTALRESGITFIGGHPMAGSHKSGVRAAKELLFENAYYLLTPTKDVAEDKVAELKTWLSGTNAKFLVLSPNEHDEITGMLSHLPHIVAAALVNQTQSFTEEHPAAFRLAAGGFRDITRVASSDPRMWTDISISNQKTLTKQLTIWRDSMNQALRMLESEDANSIYAFFDGAKEFRDSLPVHQGGAIPSFYDLFVDVPDYPGVISEVTRYLGEEEISLTNIKILETREDIFGVLQITFQTDEDRDRAKRCIETRSNYTCHYE